The stretch of DNA ATGTTGTGGTAATTTATGCATCAAAAAAGATATggtaaataatttaaacatttaTGTGGAAGTAATGGTGTTTGACATAAAATGTTTCATTATTTCGTTGAAACATTATAAATGTTTACCATTTGTTTAGTCTTTGTATTTCAATGTATGTTTTTTGAATGTCATTTtgcaaattttttgaaaaaatgtcataattaaaaaaatgtttgatCAGAGTCATTTTTCAAACTATCTATATTCTATAACAAGAAGAAAAATGATTGAACAGAAGAACTCAAACATTTGGTGACCTCAAACGTGTCAATATAAATGATAACTCATTATTTCAATGAATCATTTTTTCGGACGGAAGGAAATTTTAGAAAACACTTAAATCAAAATCTCACCCCATCAGACTCCATAATCAAAGACATTAATTTTATGCATGCTATAAAATACCTAATTAATTAAGTCATGCTTAATATCATGAAAAATTGATATAAACACTACATGATCTATTCTTCAAATACTGTACTAATTTTTCAAACAACGAATtgtatttcaaaatttaaaatacatcaaaCACTTTTAACAATGTCTCTAATTTAATATAATGAAATTGTAATTAAATATCGTTACATATATaggcaaaaaaaatattatttttaataagataaaactacatacatacatacatacatatatatatatatatatatatatatcatatttttcaGTAAATTCTAAACAATATTTTTGTAGTAAAAGCGGAATCTTAATGAGGTTTATTCAATTcagaattttgatgatttttaatgacttttttcaaacgatagacttttatggatttgatagatttttaatgacttttaCTTATTCTCACATATTTATAAATAGATTTATGTGGATTCATGTAaacttttttgcaagatttttgtgattttttttttttgaattttataaattttctacttaattataacatagtatttttttattaatatatttgaaccaataattaattgacatatataatatattcagtttgaaatagtttttcaatatttatattaataaataaatttaattatttaaaagttaaatcatttaatccttacatatatatatatgtgggtttgtatgcatatttgtaaattttttaaaataaatcaattgaTTAATCTGTAACCTTGTTTATGAATTGATAATATATATGtgaaaagaatattatttaaaattgtgtggatataattttgtataaaaatatcataacctacatattaattgaaaatgctaaaaagaatttaaaaaataatggtTGTTGCGAGACTATTCAAATATTAAGAATTTTAAGCGATATTTTTTTGGATAATCATTTATTaatattgaatattacattaatttctataaattataaattaaaaatcacaaaatcaattctaaaattcaaaatttaaaatttcttatgatatcaaaataaaaaattattaaatgaacaatatgtcaaaaaacgaaaaaatattgaaaaagaaagatgaaaatatatatagaaataCATTTCAAAAATTTGTGAGAGTGATATAGatagatgagaggagagaagataTGAGAGAGATCATGTGAAACGATAGAGAAAGAAATAAATAACTTGTGTatgagttagaagttttaaaaatccagcCAAATCTTTGGTTGAATCAAatacaatttttgacaatttatagTTGTACATCAAGTTTTAATGTTGGTAGATTAATGAATTTCATGAAGTTATTAAAAGTTtgttgaaaatttgaatacttATATACTTTTATAGATTTTttaaaagtcaatgttgaataccacttgactttttaaaactctatgAAAGTTTATTTTGACTACCGCTAGACTTATATAGAGTATGTAAAAGTCTTAATTGAATACATCTAGACTtttaaaatatacaaaaattattaaaaatcaaCATTGAATACACCCCTCGGCCCTCGGTATCGCAGTATAACCCAATTGCAGTATTGGGCTAACATGATTCACAGCCCAACCTATTACGACTCAGGACTGTCGACCTTCTAGATTTGAAATGAAGTGAATTAAAAGGAGTGACCCGACCCGGGTTTTGTGTTGTATATAAACAAGCGAAACTGAATAACTGCCACAAGGATAAAAACGAACTCAAATGGCTTTCCAAATCTGCTCCGCTCAATTTTCTCCTCATCTCTACAAATTTTCGTTTTCTAATCACAAATACAATGGATTTTATGCTTCTGCAGAAAACCAATCTCGTAGAATTTCCCTTCTTCAACTCGGCACTGGTATGCATACGCAATTTAGGGAATTTCTTGGATTTATATATGCTTGTATCGCTTGAAGAAAAAGTGGTTCCGCTTATCATTCGAAATTGTGTTTTGTCCTTTGTTTTTACAATGCATTTTATGCTGGAGTTGAAATGTGATTGCTTTGTACTTATGTTCATCCGGGCATAGTAGAGTAAAAAGATTAGGGTTGTTGCTGCTTTTGCATTTGTTTAACTATTTGTCGTTTTTTAAATTAGAACGATTATGTTGCTTCAGTCTTCACATAATAGGAGATAGTTATTAGGTTTTTGTGGCTCGGTGAATGAAATGAATGAGTTGCTTTTATCATTTTCcttcatttttaaataaaaacagtGTAAAATAGATTGCTTCAGCAAATTGTTTGTTTTATATAAGCTTGGACAGTTCTTTTGCCATTTCGACTGTCCAACTATGAAATCATGAACTCAATAAATTCTTACTTTGTTCTAGTAAGAAGAAAGTTGTGGAATGAGTGGCAAACTTAAATAACATTATTTAATGGTAAAGTTTGTTCCCTGTCAGGGTTGCTTGCCACAAATGCTCCAAAATTGTTGAGAACTGAAGATAATAAACTGGAGACTAGGACTCCGATGTGGGAAATAGCTCAAGCCACGTCTCTAAATGAGGAAAATGTTCTAGAGTGGACAAAAACTGACAATAGAAGATTGCTGCATGTTGTCTTTCGTGTTGGAAATCTGGATAAGACCATAAAGTATGCTTTCTGATATCATATATGGCGTAAATTAAGTTtcagttttgtttttgttaaatTCTGTAAGATGAGTGCAGATTCTACTCTGAATGTTTGGGCATGAAAGTGTTGAGGAAACGAGATATACCCGAGGATGGGTATTCAAATGCTTTTCTTGGATATGGGCCTGAAGAATCACATTTTTCTATGGAACTTACCTACAGTATGTTCTTTAAATTTCTGAACCTCCCTATTGCATTTGCCTGCTGATTCTTTTTACTTTGTGTGCTTCCAGATTATGGGGTGGACAATTACGAGGTTGGAACTGGATTTGGACATTTCGGCATAGCAGTTGAAAATGTAAGTGAAATGTGTAGCATGCAACAATGCTGCACTAAATTCTAACATCTAAAGGAAGCATCATCTCGTGGTATTGTACTATTGTATACATCACCATCTAATGCTATGACATTCCTTTGTTTTAGCATACTTTTAGAATATGTTAAAATTTACCTGGCTTTAATGTTTTGAACTTTCTCTGTAGGTTGCCAAAACAGTTGATCTAGTAAAATTCAAGGGAGGCAGAGTGAAACAGGACCCTGGTCAGGACAAAGATGGGAGTACATTTATTGCCTCTGTTGAAGATCCAGATGGTTATACATGTGAGCTTATAGAGAGAAGGCCTATTTTTGAGCCCCTATGTCAAGTAATGCTTCGAGTTGGCGATCTTGACCGTTCTATTGATTTTTACAAAACGGTAAATTGTTGTTTGAATTATATTGATTTCGAATTGAATTATTATATGAACTACTGAATTCTTATCATACGTGACTAAGTAAGGCTTTTGGAATGGAGCTTCTTCGGAAAAGAGACAACGCTGAGTACAAAGTGAGTTGATATCTTCTTACTTTAAATGATGTCCCGTCTGCAGCATGCAAATGTCTGAAAGAAATCGAGCAGTAGCCATGAAATTGAGAAAAACTCAAAAGGATCTTATTGCTTTCACAACTCACTAATTATAATACAGGATACTTAAATGAATAGACTAAGTGGGCTAGGGTATTACTACAATTATGGACTGTACCATCAACTATTGATATACCTCAATctcaaaaaaataagaaaagatCCAAATAaatctttttattatttataatatatcttTCTGTAGAGTTTGAATAGGAGCATTGGTGCTAGGCAGCCATTAACCGAGCTCAGGGAAATATCGAATGATTATTGAAATGATTGCATGTATTTTTACATTTGACTCCATCACATATTGATATGGTGTGACTCGTGCAATCATGACTACTTATTACCAGTATCTACAAGTAATCTATTATTTAACACACCCCGCAAGCTGTTATGTTTAACATGGCAAGTTAAAAAAATTTTTCTGAACCAGGGCTTAGTAATATATCGCTGGCTGCTGACGAGTATGGACATGAGAAGTGGCAATTGTGTGAGAACGAATTTTTTCACGGATGAAGTGACAATCGATTTCAATATGTTTTGTCCGTTCATGATATAGTGGATTTGCGGCAATGTGAATGGCCGCCTGGTTGTCACAAAAAAGAGGAGTAGGCAAAGTGATAATCAAGCCCATGTCTGCCAGG from Primulina eburnea isolate SZY01 chromosome 6, ASM2296580v1, whole genome shotgun sequence encodes:
- the LOC140834406 gene encoding lactoylglutathione lyase GLX1-like; translated protein: MAFQICSAQFSPHLYKFSFSNHKYNGFYASAENQSRRISLLQLGTGLLATNAPKLLRTEDNKLETRTPMWEIAQATSLNEENVLEWTKTDNRRLLHVVFRVGNLDKTIKFYSECLGMKVLRKRDIPEDGYSNAFLGYGPEESHFSMELTYNYGVDNYEVGTGFGHFGIAVENVAKTVDLVKFKGGRVKQDPGQDKDGSTFIASVEDPDGYTCELIERRPIFEPLCQVMLRVGDLDRSIDFYKTAFGMELLRKRDNAEYKYTNAVMGYGPEDRNAVLVLTYNYGVQEYNKGNGYAQIAIGTDNVYKTAEAIKICGGEIIREPGPLPGINTKIAICLDPDGWKTVFVDNIDLLKELE